One region of Desmodus rotundus isolate HL8 chromosome 11, HLdesRot8A.1, whole genome shotgun sequence genomic DNA includes:
- the ASF1A gene encoding histone chaperone ASF1A gives MAKVQVNNVVVLDNPSPFYNPFQFEITFECIEDLSEDLEWKIIYVGSAESEEYDQVLDSVLVGPVPAGRHMFVFQADAPNPGLIPDADAVGVTVVLITCTYRGQEFIRVGYYVNNEYTETELRENPPVKPDFSKLQRNILASNPRVTRFHINWEDNTEKLEDAESSNPNLQSLLSTDALPSASKGWSTSENSLNVMLESHMDCM, from the exons ATGGCAAAGGTTCAGGTGAACAATGTAGTGGTGCTGGATAACCCTTCTCCTTTCTACAACCCATTCCAGTTCGAGATCACCTTCGAGTGCATCGAGGACCTGTCTGAAG ACTTGGAATGGAAAATTATCTATGTGGGCTCTGCAGAAAGTGAAGAATACGATCAAGTTTTAGACTCTGTTTTAGTGGGCCCTGTTCCTGCGGGAAGGCATATGTTTGTATTTCAG gCTGATGCACCTAATCCAGGACTCATTCCAGATGCAGATGCAGTAGGTGTAACAGTTGTGCTAATTACCTGCACCTATCGAGGACAAGAATTTATTAGAGTTGGCTATTATGTAAATAATGAATATACCGAGACAGAATTAAGGGAAAACCCACCAGTAAAACCAGACTTTTCTAAG CTTCAAAGGAACATTTTGGCATCTAATCCCAGAGTCACAAGATTCCACATTAACTGGGAAGATAACACAGAAAAACTGGAAGATGCAGAGAGCAGTAATCCAAATCTACAATCACTTCTTTCTACAGATGCGTTACCTTCAGCATCAAAGGGATGGTCCACGTCAGAAAACTCACTAAATGTTATGTTAGAATCCCACATGGACTGCATGTGA